In a single window of the Ooceraea biroi isolate clonal line C1 chromosome 8, Obir_v5.4, whole genome shotgun sequence genome:
- the LOC113562406 gene encoding uncharacterized protein LOC113562406: protein MENLTREQEVAYHSATHCHICEEPFAQDETRVRDHCHLTGRYRGPAHSNCNLNYKESYTIPIVFHNLSGYDSHFIIKELASNFKGTIELLPITKEKYISFTKNVNEADAVFRNYVKLRFIDSLRFLSSSLDKLASFLSKDKLKILRSEFSNLSIEDFDLLTRKGVFSYEYVDCVEKLQDTRLPPRESFYSSLTGDTISDSDYAHAENIWQRFAIQTLGEYSDLYLKTDVLLLADIFENFRDSCITSYGLNEAYYYTLPGFTWDAMLKHTRINFELLTDIDMVMFIERGIRGGLSQCSNRYASANNKYMESYDPSKPSSYLTYFDVNNLYGWAMSQPLPYADFQWVDDVSNFDVNAIAPDSSTGYILEVDLEYPQHLHDAHTDLPFCPMRDKSPGKRQDKLLATLYDKERYVIHYRNLQ from the coding sequence ATGGAAAATCTAACGAGAGAACAGGAAGTAGCATACCATAGCGCGACGCACTGTCATATCTGCGAAGAGCCATTCGCGCAAGACGAGACGCGAGTACGCGATCATTGCCATCTGACCGGTCGGTACAGAGGTCCTGCGCATTCAAATTgtaatctaaattataaagaGTCCTATACTATTCCGATAGTATTTCACAATTTATCCGGCTACgattcacattttataatcaaaGAATTGGCTAGTAATTTCAAGGGCACAATTGAACTACTACCGattacaaaagaaaagtacattTCGTTTACCAAAAATGTTAACGAGGCAGATGCAGTATTTCGGAACTACGTAAAATTGCGCTTTATTGATTCGTTACGATTTCTGAGTAGTAGTCTGGATAAATTGGCATCGTTTCTCAGCAAAGACAAACTCAAAATTTTACGATCAGAATTCTCTAATTTATCAATCGAGGATTTCGACCTATTGACACGAAAAGGCGTCTTCTCGTACGAGTACGTGGATTGCGTCGAAAAGTTACAAGATACCCGCTTACCACCGCGAGAATCGTTCTACAGTTCCTTAACGGGTGACACGATATCCGATagcgattacgcgcacgcCGAGAACATCTGGCAGCGATTCGCCATTCAAACGTTAGGCGAATACAGCGACTTGTATTTGAAAACCGACGTGTTATTATTGGccgacatttttgaaaattttcgcgaCAGTTGTATCACGAGTTATGGTCTCAATGAGGCATATTACTATACGCTACCGGGCTTCACGTGGGACGCGATGCTCAAGCATACGCGTATAAATTTCGAACTGCTCACCGATATCGATATGGTTATGTTCATAGAACGCGGCATACGCGGCGGCCTAAGTCAGTGTTCAAACAGGTACGCCAGTGCCAACAATAAATACATGGAGTCGTACGATCCATCGAAACCATCGTCGTACTTGACGTACTTTgacgttaataatttatacggttGGGCAATGTCTCAACCTCTGCCCTATGCAGATTTTCAATGGGTCGACGACGTCTCGAACTTCGACGTGAACGCTATCGCTCCTGATTCGTCCACCGGTTACATTCTCGAGGTCGATCTCGAATATCCACAGCATCTGCACGATGCGCACACTGACCTACCATTCTGTCCGATGCGCGATAAGTCGCCGGGCAAGCGGCAGGACAAGTTGCTCGCAACGTTATATGATAAGGAACGTTACGTGATACACTACCGCAACCTGCAGTAG
- the LOC113562366 gene encoding uncharacterized protein LOC113562366, translated as MSNIPIIFLRSANSTPAVTSEARDTAVSQPQRRRRCVRILGRRYALTTTEHKYLEVGINVEHDPSYMEIVVGDKRGNELILGMETWKGLMEHQHLIQEYFSKTDKRPVDPIYIGPLTVDFIKYNDTKCVRFEVTNVRSIMMEATLTTIFNLDKCIDCMYNWLVSYIDHVDYKYEQFCKIARSINNPNDITVAIQNSEYFDDKELIDCELLALAF; from the coding sequence ATGTCTAATATACCTATAATATTTCTCCGCAGTGCTAATTCCACACCGGCCGTCACTTCCGAAGCGCGTGATACTGCAGTATCGCAACCACAacgccgacgacgatgcgTTCGTATCCTAGGAAGAAGATACGCGTTGACAACGACGGAACACAAGTATTTGGAAGTTGGCATAAACGTGGAACATGATCCGAGTTACATGGAGATTGTTGTGGGAGACAAACGAGGGAATGAATTGATCCTCGGAATGGAAACCTGGAAAGGCCTCATGGAACATCAACATTTAATCCAGGagtatttttccaaaactgaTAAACGACCCGTAGATCCCATATATATCGGGCCGCTAACTGTAGACTTTATTAAGTATAACGATACGAAGTGTGTTCGGTTCGAAGTAACAAACGTGCGATCAATAATGATGGAAGCTACACTAACAACTATATTTAATCTCGATAAATGTATCGATTGCATGTACAATTGGTTAGTAAGCTACATCGACCATGTAGATTACAAGTACGAACAGTTCTGTAAGATCGCACGTAGCATTAATAATCCTAACGACATAACCGTTGCCATACAAAACAGCGAATACTTCGATGACAAGGAACTTATCGATTGTGAGTTATTGGCATTAGCCTTTTGA